One stretch of Desulfovibrio aminophilus DSM 12254 DNA includes these proteins:
- a CDS encoding DNA-binding protein yields the protein MSQVQDVLDVLAQGYTPYRGEVAGAVYDELRCSRPTAASWFTKGTRFLCLGCRRRCSRVGGAGFQLVLPGTGRRFTVAIANLPAVPAEELVRLKAWLRVDEAAWCLGVSARRIYELVDGGVLDRHPDKPLRVSSASVREEMCKTSWQ from the coding sequence ATGTCGCAGGTCCAAGATGTTCTGGATGTACTGGCCCAGGGGTACACGCCTTACCGTGGCGAGGTGGCCGGGGCGGTCTATGACGAACTGCGCTGCTCCCGACCGACGGCGGCCAGCTGGTTCACCAAGGGCACGCGCTTTCTCTGCCTGGGGTGCCGCCGCAGATGCAGCCGCGTCGGCGGCGCGGGGTTCCAACTTGTTTTGCCGGGCACGGGCAGGAGGTTCACGGTGGCCATTGCGAACCTCCCTGCGGTCCCGGCGGAGGAATTGGTGCGTCTCAAGGCCTGGCTGCGGGTCGATGAGGCCGCGTGGTGCCTGGGCGTCAGCGCCCGCCGCATCTATGAGCTGGTCGACGGGGGGGTGCTGGACAGGCACCCGGACAAGCCCCTCCGGGTCTCCTCGGCCTCCGTGCGCGAGGAGATGTGCAAGACGAGCTGGCAGTGA